The Salegentibacter sp. Hel_I_6 region TTTACAAGATAGCAACATGTCTAAACCTCAGCTAAAAATTATTACTGATTTAACAGCAAAACCGGCTACTTTTTTAATGCCCTTAACATTTCCCGCTTACCTGGAGGGCCGGGAAGCCTTTCAACGATAAAACCTGCAGTTTGTATAGCTCTTCTTACACTCCCTTTTGCAGAATACGTTACCAAAACCGCCTTTTTTTTCATCGCCGAAAACATTTTCAGAAAGATTTCTTCTGTCCAAAGTTCGGGTTGCACTCTAGCGCCAAAAGCATCAAAAAACACTAAATCATATTTATTAAGGTCCTCAATTTCTTCAAAACGTTTTTGTTGTTTTTCAAGCTGAAAATTTTCAGAAATTATATGTGGACTATTCCATGGAATGGAATGCATTTTTTGAAAAGAATCAACTTCCTTTTCTGCGGAAAGCATTTTGGTGTAATTCAGTTCTTTAATTTCATCTTCTGAAACCGGGTATGCTTCTACCCCGGTATAATCAATTTTAAGCTGAAGTTTTTTAGCTTCTAAAAATGCGATGAATGCATTGAGCCCCGTACCAAAGCCTATTTCTAGGACTGTAAGTTCTTTTTGGTTGTTGTTTGCTAACCAATTTTCTAGCCCCATTTTTATAAAAACGTGTTGTGCTTCCTGTATCGCACCATGTTTAGAATGGTATTGCTCATCCCATTCGCTTAAATGAATAGTGACCGATCCATCCCCTGTTTTAATGATCTTTCGTTCCAAATTATTCTTTTAAAAGTACTGCATTCGCTATAAATGCCTTAGAAATTTCAGGCGAAGTAATTGCAGAGATTTCAGCTTCAGATCTCCCTTCATCTTCGGCATAATGCTTTTGATCTTCCACGCTCATTTCATTTAAAAAAGCCTTTCCTTCAACGATAACCTCTGTATTTTCACTGTCTTTCGGAACAAAAAATCCGTAGTCCTTGAAAGTTACACGCACATCATCTTCCCCCGGAAGTTCTAAAATCATCCAACATCCTTTCATTTTACAAACGCTGTTTATAGTGGAGCTAAATTTTAATTCTAAGGTATCACCGGGGGATAGCGAATTGAATCTTTCCAGAGCTTCCGCCGCGGTCAAAGTATTCTCTACTGAAATCTTCTCCCCAAAAGAAATGTATTCAGCAGAATTATTTTCAGCTATAATTTCAGGCTTATCATTAGATTTTTCATTTTTACAGGCAATAAAAATTACCGCCAGGGCTAATAAAGACGCTATTTTTCTCATTTTCTTATTTTAAGTTAAAACTTTGAAAGCAAACAAATTTACCAAAACTTTAGATTTTGATTCTGTTTTAATTTAGGTAAATTTGTTAACTAAATTAATGATAATGAAATACGATACTGACCAGCTCGAAATTACCAAAGTCCAAAAATCTAAGATTGAAGAAGTAAATTTTGACAATCTGGTTTTTGGAGAAGTTTTCACAGATCATATGTTTATGTGTGATTATGAAAATGGCCAATGGCAAAATCCTAAAATTAAGCCTTATGGACCTATTCAACTGGATCCTTCAGCCAAAGTGTTTCATTATGGACAGGCCGTTTTTGAAGGAATGAAAGCCTATAAAGATGAAAATGAAAAGATTTGGCTTTTTAGACCAGATGAAAATTACAAACGTATTAATAAATCTAGTGCAAGGCTTGCTATACCAGAGTTTCCAGAAGAATTTTTCTTTAATGGACTTGAAGAATTATTAAAAATTGAAAAAGATTGGATTAAAAAAGGCTTTGGAAACTCGCTTTATATTAGACCTTTTGTAATAGCTACTGAAGAATGCGTTTCGGCCAATCCCGCTACAAAATATAAATTCATGATTATTTGCTCTCCCGCCCAGGCTTATTACAGCGGTGAAGTAAGGGTACAATTTTCAGAAAAATACAGCCGCGCTGCCGATGGTGGCGTAGGAGCTGCCAAAGCAGCAGGAAATTATGCAGCACAATTCTACCCTACCAATCTTGCAAAAGAAGCTGGCTTTCAGCAAATAATATGGACTGATGCTAATACCCATGAATTTTTGGAAGAAGCCGGAACGATGAATATTTTCTTTAGAGTTGGAGATAAACTTATTACAGCCCCAACCAGCGATAGAATTTTGGATGGAGTGACGCGAAAAAGCGTTCTAGATCTTGCAAAAGATCTTAATATTGAAACTGAAGTTAGGCGAGTAAAAGTTTCTGAAATTGTAGAAGCCGCCAAAAAGGGTGAACTTAAAGAGATCTTTGGCTCTGGTACCGCAACGGTTATTAATCCTATCGCAGGTTTTGGATATAAAGGTGAAAAGTTTGAGCTGCCAAAAATGGAAGATTCTTACGGAAAATCTTTTAAAGATCGCTTAATGAAAATCCAATACAACCAGGCCGAAGACAAGCACGGCTGGAGATATGAGGTGAAATAAAATTTCTCAAGAATAGAAAGAGGCTTTTAAAAGGTAATTTTGTTGTACTAAACTTATTTCAAAATTTTGATATAAGGCTAGAGGACGAATTAAAAACTTTTGAAAAAGCCTCTTTCTATTTAATCATTGTTTAGAGCCCTTTCTATATTAGGTCTGCAATAATTTGGACCTTTAATCACTTTCCCATTTTCATTGTAAATTGGTTCCCCGTTTTCATTAAGCTTACTCATATTACTATATTGAATTTCTTCAAAAACAGCTTCGATTTTATTTTCAAGGCCGTGTTCAATAATAGTTCCGCATAAAACGTAGAGCATATCGCCCAGGGCATCGGCAACTTCTGTGAGATCCCCATTGTTGGCCGCTAGAAGATATTCTTCATTTTCTTCTTTCATTAGTTCGTAACGTAATCGGTTTTTCTCTAAACCAAGTGAAGGAATTGGTTTTTCTCCTATTCCCAGTTTAAAAGTTTTATGAAACTCTTTTACCGCAGCTAATCTTTTTTTCATGCTAAACCATTTTAATGAATAACCTGTTAAGCTTAAAACCTTAACTTTGCCTAAAAATATATAAAATGTTTAGTACCGGCCAACTTGTTTTTGCAGGTTTATTTTTAGTAACGTTTATTATAATTATTTCTTTCAGCTATAAAAAAGACAGGCGCTTACATAAAAAACAATATAAAGGAAGTATTTGGGTATTAGTTGTGTTTATTGCTTTTATCGCCCTATTGTTTGTACTAAAAGGCTTTTTGAATCCATAGATAATTAATTTTTTAAAAGATCAATGGAAAATTAAATAAAAGAATAGAAGCTATCAAGCTTAAAATAACTCAGTAATTGAGTAATGTTAAATTATTATCTTCGCTTATAAAGCTACCAATATGAAAATATTAAAATACTTTTTCTTTCTCTTACTTATCCTAATAATTGCGGGTTCCATTTATATCGCTACGAAAGATGGTGATTACCAGGTTGAAGAAACCAAAGTAATTACAGCTCCTGTAGAAATGGTGTTTCAGGAAGTTAATGAATATAAGAATTGGGAAAACTGGGAACCCTGGTCAGCTGAAGCCGATGATATGATCATTGAATATGGCGCAAAAACTAGCGGAGATAGTGCTTCTTATTCCTGGAAAAGTGAAAGCGCTGGTGATGGTGAGATAAGAACCATTGCAGTCAAACCTTACTCTGAAATAGAACAGGAAATCACTTTTAAAACTTCCTTTGGAGAATCTACCAGCCAGGGATATTGGAAATTTAATGAAATTGAGAATGGCACCGAAGTAACCTGGGGTATAAAAGGCCACCAAAGTTTTATGGAAAAACTGGCTTTTACTTTTCAGGACGAAAGCATTAGCGAAATGATGCGCCCAATGTTTCAAAAAGGACTTAATAATATGGAAAGCGTTGTTTTAAATAAAATGGATAAATACGCTATAAATATAGACGGAATAATTCAGCACGGAGGCGGTTATTTTATGTACACCACCACAGCCAGTAAAATAAGCCAGGTAGATGAAAAAATGGTTTCCATGATTCAGGAAGTTTCTTCTTATATGGAGGAAAACGATATTGAAAAGAGCGGAAATCCTTTTGTTTTATATAATGATTTGAATGAAGAATCTGGTACCGCTATTTTTTCTGCAGGTATCTTTACCCCAAGCGAAGTAATTACACCAAATGCCAGTGAAATATTGAACGGTTTTATGCCGAACCAAAAAGTTTTAAAAACTACTTTAAAAGGTGACTACAAGAATTTAAAGGAGGCCTGGGCCACGGCGTACAACTATACTAAAGAAAACAATCTTGAAATTGCAGAAGACGCTAAAACTTTTGAAGTTCATCTCACTTCTCCAGAAAAAGTTGCAAATCCTGCAAAATGGATTACCCATCTTTATATCCCGGTAAAATAAGGCTTATGCTTAAACAGCTTATATTGGTTTTTATTGGTGGTGGACTTGGGAGTGTTTTACGCTACTTGGTGAGTAAAAATTTAAATTTTGAGAATGTATTAATACCTTTTGGAACCTTTACTGTAAACATTCTTGGCAGTTTACTTCTCGGTTTCATTCTTGGCATTGCCGCCCGCACTGAAATATTTAATTCAAATACCGTTTTATTATTCGCTGTTGGATTTTGTGGTGGCTTTACGACATTTTCCAGTTTCGCTTTTGAAAACCAGGCACTTTTACGTTCTGGAGATTACTTAAATTTCTTTTTTTATGCTTTTGGAAGCATAATTCTAGGAATTTTGGCTGTTTTTTTAGGTCTTTTTCTCTCCAAATTAACCTAAGTGAGCTTCAAAAATTACAAACAAAACAAAACTTACCCATAATTTTAATCACCCCCTAATTTTTTAGGGGGTGTTTTTATTTATTCATATTAATTTAGTCATACACCCTATTTTTATATAGGTGTTATGATATTTTTATACTTTTATATCCAGTAAAAGTTAAATTTTTATGAAGAAAATAGAAGCAGTAATTAGAAAATCCAGGTTCGATGAAGTTAAGAAAGCACTGCACGAAACTGAAGTCAATTTTTTTAGCTATTGGGATGTTACCGGAGTAGGTAATGAGAAACAAGGCCACGTTTATAGAGGCGTGTCTTACAGCACTAGCGATATTCAAAGACGTAAAATTTCATTGGTAGTTTCAGATGAGAATGTAGATAGCACGGTAGAAACTATTTTAAAAGCCGCCCATACTGGTTCTGTAGGAGATGGAAAAGTCTTTGTATCACCGGTAGAGGAAGCTTATCGTATAAGAACAAAAGAAAAAGGAAAAGACTCACTTTCCTAAGAAATTCAACGCAATTAGAAAATTACTTTTATGGAATTACTTACAACTAACAATGTTTGGATGATGGTGTGTACTGCCCTGGTATTTTTTATGCACCTGGGTTTCTCACTGCTTGAAGTTGGTTTAACACGCCAAAAAAATGCAATTAATATCCTTTTTAAAAATGTATTTATAATCTGTGCAGGTTTATTGTTTTATAGCCTATTAGGTTTTAACCTGATGTATCCAGATTCTTTTTATGCCGGGGTTATCCCAGATTATTTCTTTGGTTTATTTGGTTTAGAAGCTCCCCTGGCAGATGGCTCTTTAGACTTAGACTATAATCAAGGTTATACCTATTGGACTGATTTTTTATTCCAGGGAATGTTTGCTGCAACCGCTGCAACTATTGTTTCCGGGGCGGTAGCTGAAAGAATTAAGCTGGGAAGTTTTATGCTTTTCTCTGTGATTTATATTACGCTGGTTTACCCTATTGTAGGATCCTGGAAATGGGGGGGCGGATTCTTAGATGAACTTGGCTTTTATGATTTTGCAGGTTCTACCCTTGTACATTCGGTAGGCGGTTGGGCTGCACTTATAGCTATTTATTTATTAGGAGCTCGATTAGGGAAATTTGGCAAAGACGGGCAGTCTCACGCCATCCCCGGGCACAATATACCTTTGGCCACTGCAGGGGTCTTTATACTATGGTTAGGATGGTTTGGTTTTAATGGAGGTTCTGTCCTTTCTGCCGATCCAGCTTTAACTTCCATAACTCTGGTCACTACCTGTCTTGCGGCGGCAGCTGGAGGGATATCAGCATTTTTAGTGAGTACTATAGCTTATAAGAATTATGACCTTACCATGTTTCTTAACGGAATTTTAGGCGGCCTGGTTGGTATTACTGCTGGAGCCGACCTTATGAGCCCTTTAGATGCCGTTCTAATTGGCCTCGTTGCAGGAGGCGTTATTGTCTTTGGCGTTTCACTAATTGACAGAATTAAACTAGATGACCCAGTTGGTGCCGTAGCTGTACACCTTGCCTGCGGAATATGGGGCACCATGGCGGTTGGCATCTTTGGAAGCCTGGCCGGTTTTGATCAATTCTTATCCCAATTAGCAGGAATTGGAATTGTAGGAGCTTTCTGTTGTACTTCGGCATTTATTCTATTAAAAATCATCAAATCCACCATGGGATTACGAATGGAAGAAAGAGAAGAAACTGAAGGCCTTGATGTTCACGAACACGGAATGGATGCCTATGCTGAATTTGGCACGGCAAACGACCGATAGTTATAATTAAACCAAATTACAAAACCACACAAAATTAAATTTATCTAACAACTTAAAAATTTCAACATGTTAAAAAAACAAACAATTCTGGTTTTATTCTTTGGCGCTCTTTTATGGAGTCAAAATTCAACGGCACAACAAGATGAAACAATTGACAAAATTGGAGCAAGTTTAAGTCTTAATCACGATGCCTTTTTTGGTTTTAATCCTATGATGAGTTTGTCTTATCAATTTAGCGAAACCGATGCCTTTACCGCTTACGGAATACAATGGGGCGCCGGAACCGGATCAGCTTGGGGTCAATGGACTGAGTTTGGTATTGGTTATAACCGAAGCTTAGGAAATTTTGATATTAACCCACAGCTAGGTTTTACTATGGGTAATTTACTTTCCAGTGGAGCAGGTGATCAACGTGGAATAATTGGCGATGGAATTGTACCCAATCTTACTGTAAACTATGATTCAGAGTATCTTGAAGGACAATTCTATTTTGGTTATTACGCATCCCTAAGAGACGGAACTGAACTTGCAGGTGAATCAACCTTAAACTATGTTCACTACTGGGCAAACCTTGGG contains the following coding sequences:
- the mnmD gene encoding tRNA (5-methylaminomethyl-2-thiouridine)(34)-methyltransferase MnmD encodes the protein MERKIIKTGDGSVTIHLSEWDEQYHSKHGAIQEAQHVFIKMGLENWLANNNQKELTVLEIGFGTGLNAFIAFLEAKKLQLKIDYTGVEAYPVSEDEIKELNYTKMLSAEKEVDSFQKMHSIPWNSPHIISENFQLEKQQKRFEEIEDLNKYDLVFFDAFGARVQPELWTEEIFLKMFSAMKKKAVLVTYSAKGSVRRAIQTAGFIVERLPGPPGKREMLRALKK
- a CDS encoding DUF4920 domain-containing protein, producing the protein MRKIASLLALAVIFIACKNEKSNDKPEIIAENNSAEYISFGEKISVENTLTAAEALERFNSLSPGDTLELKFSSTINSVCKMKGCWMILELPGEDDVRVTFKDYGFFVPKDSENTEVIVEGKAFLNEMSVEDQKHYAEDEGRSEAEISAITSPEISKAFIANAVLLKE
- a CDS encoding branched-chain amino acid aminotransferase, with the protein product MKYDTDQLEITKVQKSKIEEVNFDNLVFGEVFTDHMFMCDYENGQWQNPKIKPYGPIQLDPSAKVFHYGQAVFEGMKAYKDENEKIWLFRPDENYKRINKSSARLAIPEFPEEFFFNGLEELLKIEKDWIKKGFGNSLYIRPFVIATEECVSANPATKYKFMIICSPAQAYYSGEVRVQFSEKYSRAADGGVGAAKAAGNYAAQFYPTNLAKEAGFQQIIWTDANTHEFLEEAGTMNIFFRVGDKLITAPTSDRILDGVTRKSVLDLAKDLNIETEVRRVKVSEIVEAAKKGELKEIFGSGTATVINPIAGFGYKGEKFELPKMEDSYGKSFKDRLMKIQYNQAEDKHGWRYEVK
- a CDS encoding nucleoside triphosphate pyrophosphohydrolase family protein; protein product: MKKRLAAVKEFHKTFKLGIGEKPIPSLGLEKNRLRYELMKEENEEYLLAANNGDLTEVADALGDMLYVLCGTIIEHGLENKIEAVFEEIQYSNMSKLNENGEPIYNENGKVIKGPNYCRPNIERALNND
- a CDS encoding GyrI-like domain-containing protein, producing the protein MKILKYFFFLLLILIIAGSIYIATKDGDYQVEETKVITAPVEMVFQEVNEYKNWENWEPWSAEADDMIIEYGAKTSGDSASYSWKSESAGDGEIRTIAVKPYSEIEQEITFKTSFGESTSQGYWKFNEIENGTEVTWGIKGHQSFMEKLAFTFQDESISEMMRPMFQKGLNNMESVVLNKMDKYAINIDGIIQHGGGYFMYTTTASKISQVDEKMVSMIQEVSSYMEENDIEKSGNPFVLYNDLNEESGTAIFSAGIFTPSEVITPNASEILNGFMPNQKVLKTTLKGDYKNLKEAWATAYNYTKENNLEIAEDAKTFEVHLTSPEKVANPAKWITHLYIPVK
- the crcB gene encoding fluoride efflux transporter CrcB is translated as MLKQLILVFIGGGLGSVLRYLVSKNLNFENVLIPFGTFTVNILGSLLLGFILGIAARTEIFNSNTVLLFAVGFCGGFTTFSSFAFENQALLRSGDYLNFFFYAFGSIILGILAVFLGLFLSKLT
- a CDS encoding P-II family nitrogen regulator codes for the protein MKKIEAVIRKSRFDEVKKALHETEVNFFSYWDVTGVGNEKQGHVYRGVSYSTSDIQRRKISLVVSDENVDSTVETILKAAHTGSVGDGKVFVSPVEEAYRIRTKEKGKDSLS
- a CDS encoding ammonium transporter, with the protein product MELLTTNNVWMMVCTALVFFMHLGFSLLEVGLTRQKNAINILFKNVFIICAGLLFYSLLGFNLMYPDSFYAGVIPDYFFGLFGLEAPLADGSLDLDYNQGYTYWTDFLFQGMFAATAATIVSGAVAERIKLGSFMLFSVIYITLVYPIVGSWKWGGGFLDELGFYDFAGSTLVHSVGGWAALIAIYLLGARLGKFGKDGQSHAIPGHNIPLATAGVFILWLGWFGFNGGSVLSADPALTSITLVTTCLAAAAGGISAFLVSTIAYKNYDLTMFLNGILGGLVGITAGADLMSPLDAVLIGLVAGGVIVFGVSLIDRIKLDDPVGAVAVHLACGIWGTMAVGIFGSLAGFDQFLSQLAGIGIVGAFCCTSAFILLKIIKSTMGLRMEEREETEGLDVHEHGMDAYAEFGTANDR
- a CDS encoding DUF6733 family protein, whose amino-acid sequence is MLKKQTILVLFFGALLWSQNSTAQQDETIDKIGASLSLNHDAFFGFNPMMSLSYQFSETDAFTAYGIQWGAGTGSAWGQWTEFGIGYNRSLGNFDINPQLGFTMGNLLSSGAGDQRGIIGDGIVPNLTVNYDSEYLEGQFYFGYYASLRDGTELAGESTLNYVHYWANLGYKASDFFSFGGHFEELFLDGGNVNGGGNVDRADYYVWLGPYLQFQKGNAGMRFSFGSNLADEDDRSAPNDFYKLSFFITL